Proteins found in one Sporosarcina sp. FSL K6-3457 genomic segment:
- a CDS encoding sigma 54-interacting transcriptional regulator, with the protein MQNVLIVGAGTGGSIILDLLQNLDFMNVRAIIDTDEQAPGIIQAKKQGIAHGTDWKSYLTDDLHIIFDVTGNKAEFTELLKARPAQTVLIPGSVANLLLKLLEENGTYIKQIHAEMHKQRMVFDSIEEGMIGINEHGTIDFFNKSASRMVGFSNDKAIGQPIRDVIPLTELPRVFQTGKAELNQELVLANGLKIVTSRYPLLDSEGKRMGAFAVFKDITEVVALAEEITDLNKVKTMLEAIIHSSDDAISVVDNHGNGILVNPAYTRITGLSEDEIIGKPANADINEGESIHMKVLQTKKPVRGVNMRIGENNREVVVNVAPIIVDQQVKGSVGVIHDITEMRNLMKELDRARTIIRKLEATYTFEDIFGGSSDIEISVEQAKLAAKSEVPVLLRGETGTGKELFAHAIHSGSKRRFHKFIRVNCATMNATAFESELFGQNGELEKGQGLFEESDQGTLFLDEVADLPLAVQQRLLTYLADGANDSNANQLSVRIITATSKNLEKAMHEGLFNEELYYVLNRISIQIAPLRSRIKDIPLIVGHLLVKLNQEFGMNIKTMTDEALERLQQYDWPGNVRELENVLSRAMIFMDSGEAVIGLDDVVKSFSSREDKDEEPFLPEKSTLTSIMDDYEKTILETALRENNGNKSLTANRLGISLRSLYYKLEKFSLV; encoded by the coding sequence TTGCAAAACGTTCTCATTGTCGGGGCGGGGACAGGCGGATCGATAATACTGGACCTTCTCCAAAATTTAGATTTCATGAATGTTAGAGCAATCATCGATACTGATGAACAAGCACCAGGAATCATTCAAGCAAAAAAACAAGGTATTGCGCACGGAACGGATTGGAAAAGTTATCTGACGGATGACTTGCATATCATTTTTGATGTAACTGGAAACAAAGCGGAATTCACTGAATTATTGAAAGCACGACCTGCTCAAACAGTATTGATACCTGGCTCTGTTGCTAATTTACTCTTGAAGCTTCTCGAGGAGAATGGAACGTACATAAAACAGATCCATGCAGAAATGCATAAGCAACGGATGGTTTTCGATTCAATTGAAGAAGGTATGATAGGTATCAATGAACATGGCACTATCGATTTCTTTAATAAAAGTGCTTCTCGCATGGTTGGATTTTCAAACGACAAAGCGATTGGTCAACCAATCAGAGATGTGATTCCACTAACGGAGCTTCCTAGGGTATTCCAGACAGGGAAGGCAGAGTTGAATCAGGAGCTTGTGCTTGCCAATGGCTTGAAAATTGTTACATCCCGATATCCTCTATTAGATTCCGAAGGTAAAAGGATGGGAGCTTTCGCAGTGTTCAAAGACATTACGGAAGTTGTCGCACTCGCGGAGGAAATTACGGATCTCAACAAAGTCAAGACGATGCTAGAAGCGATTATCCACTCGAGTGATGATGCTATTTCAGTCGTCGATAATCATGGTAACGGAATCCTTGTCAATCCGGCTTATACGCGGATTACGGGTTTATCCGAGGATGAAATCATTGGTAAGCCTGCGAACGCAGATATCAATGAAGGCGAAAGTATTCATATGAAAGTGCTTCAGACAAAAAAGCCCGTCCGCGGTGTTAATATGCGGATTGGTGAAAATAATCGTGAAGTTGTCGTCAATGTTGCGCCAATCATCGTTGATCAGCAAGTTAAAGGTAGTGTTGGGGTAATCCACGATATCACTGAAATGCGTAACTTGATGAAAGAACTTGACCGAGCACGAACGATTATTCGCAAACTGGAAGCCACTTACACATTTGAAGATATTTTCGGTGGTTCGTCGGATATTGAAATTTCTGTTGAGCAGGCTAAGCTGGCTGCTAAATCAGAAGTACCTGTCCTACTAAGGGGAGAAACGGGAACGGGGAAAGAATTGTTTGCACATGCCATTCATAGCGGCAGCAAACGACGGTTCCATAAGTTCATTCGTGTTAATTGTGCCACGATGAATGCAACCGCATTTGAGTCTGAATTATTCGGTCAGAATGGTGAGTTGGAAAAAGGACAGGGTTTGTTCGAAGAATCGGATCAGGGAACGTTGTTTTTGGATGAAGTCGCAGACCTTCCGCTTGCAGTACAACAAAGATTGTTGACTTATTTAGCTGATGGGGCGAATGATAGCAATGCTAATCAGTTGTCTGTGCGTATTATTACCGCGACGTCGAAAAACCTGGAAAAGGCCATGCATGAAGGACTTTTCAATGAAGAACTGTATTATGTACTTAATCGGATTTCCATTCAAATTGCACCGCTTAGATCCCGAATAAAGGATATTCCACTAATTGTTGGCCACTTACTTGTGAAACTCAATCAGGAATTTGGCATGAATATTAAAACAATGACTGATGAGGCATTGGAGCGGCTTCAGCAATACGATTGGCCGGGAAATGTAAGGGAACTTGAAAATGTGCTGAGCCGAGCGATGATATTTATGGACTCTGGGGAAGCTGTCATCGGCTTAGACGATGTGGTTAAATCCTTTTCATCTAGGGAAGACAAAGATGAGGAACCGTTTCTTCCAGAAAAAAGCACGTTGACTTCTATCATGGATGATTATGAAAAAACGATACTCGAAACAGCTCTACGCGAAAATAATGGCAACAAATCATTAACTGCCAACAGGCTAGGTATTTCGCTTCGCTCCCTATATTACAAGCTTGAAAAATTTAGCCTCGTCTAA
- a CDS encoding glycerophosphodiester phosphodiesterase, with product MSRPIIFAHRGASAHQFENTMKAFEKAVELGADGIEFDVQLTEDGVPIVIHDADLIRLAGIHRMISSLTSTEVSAIRVGKKYTRMVNGHRIPTLIEAVTFCERHHMALNIELKETVSERPETIKRIIEIVTYSENLHFSSFDYRLLEKVKEVDSRLETAYLVRKNSVDWNYLEQYICADGFHIHKRLLKEPYLSKLIQSGKKIRVYGMIGQEAITLDPPPYIDGWITDYPNRF from the coding sequence ATGTCTAGACCAATCATTTTTGCACATCGGGGTGCGTCAGCTCATCAGTTTGAAAATACAATGAAAGCTTTCGAGAAAGCGGTTGAGCTGGGAGCGGATGGCATTGAATTCGATGTCCAATTGACAGAGGATGGTGTGCCGATTGTAATACATGATGCGGATCTTATTAGGCTAGCGGGTATTCATCGAATGATTTCATCGTTAACGAGTACGGAAGTAAGCGCTATCCGGGTGGGGAAAAAATATACCCGTATGGTAAATGGTCACCGTATCCCAACATTAATTGAGGCTGTGACGTTTTGTGAACGACATCATATGGCGCTCAATATTGAATTGAAAGAAACTGTTTCGGAGCGTCCAGAAACAATCAAACGAATTATTGAAATTGTGACCTATTCGGAAAACCTTCATTTTTCTTCATTTGATTACCGTTTGCTTGAAAAAGTAAAAGAAGTGGATTCGCGCTTGGAAACAGCCTATCTCGTGCGGAAAAATAGTGTAGATTGGAATTATCTTGAGCAGTATATTTGTGCAGATGGTTTTCATATCCATAAGCGCTTGCTGAAAGAACCTTATTTGAGTAAACTTATTCAATCTGGTAAGAAAATTCGAGTCTATGGGATGATCGGGCAAGAGGCAATTACGCTTGATCCGCCACCGTATATTGATGGTTGGATTACCGACTATCCTAATCGATTTTAA
- a CDS encoding Leu/Phe/Val dehydrogenase, with protein MELFKYMESHDYEQLVICQDKTSGLKAIIAIHDTTLGPALGGTRMWTYASEEEAIEDALRLARGMTYKNAAAGLNLGGGKTVIIGNPKTDKNDEMFRAFGRFIEGLNGRYITAEDVGTTEADMDLIHLETDYVTGTSAGGNSGSSGNPSPVTAYGIYQGMKAAAKEAFGTDSLTGKVVAVQGVGNVAYALCEYLHKEGAKLIVTDINEEAVQRVVDAFGATAVGINDIYSQEADIFAPCALGAIINDETIPQFKCKVIAGSANNQLKEPEHGDKIHELGIVYAPDYVINSGGVINVADELIGYNRERALKRVEGIYGTIEKIFAISKRDGIPTYVAADRLAEERIARVAKSRSQFLQNEKSVLSKR; from the coding sequence ATGGAACTTTTTAAATACATGGAGAGTCATGATTACGAACAATTAGTTATTTGCCAGGACAAAACATCAGGTTTGAAAGCGATTATCGCGATTCACGACACAACACTTGGACCAGCGCTTGGTGGAACACGTATGTGGACCTATGCAAGTGAAGAAGAAGCAATTGAAGATGCACTGCGTCTAGCGCGTGGGATGACATACAAAAACGCAGCAGCGGGCTTAAACCTTGGCGGCGGGAAAACAGTTATAATCGGCAATCCGAAAACTGACAAAAATGATGAAATGTTCCGTGCATTCGGGCGTTTTATCGAAGGTTTGAACGGCCGCTATATCACTGCTGAAGATGTTGGAACAACGGAAGCTGATATGGACTTAATTCATCTGGAAACGGATTATGTAACAGGTACTTCAGCTGGAGGCAATTCTGGTTCGTCAGGTAATCCATCACCTGTAACGGCTTACGGCATTTATCAAGGAATGAAGGCCGCAGCAAAAGAAGCATTTGGTACAGATTCACTCACAGGTAAAGTAGTAGCTGTCCAAGGGGTTGGAAACGTTGCCTATGCACTTTGTGAATACTTGCATAAAGAAGGCGCGAAACTAATTGTCACGGACATCAACGAAGAAGCGGTTCAACGTGTTGTCGATGCATTTGGCGCAACAGCAGTTGGCATCAATGACATCTACTCACAAGAAGCCGATATCTTCGCACCATGTGCACTCGGCGCTATCATCAATGACGAAACGATTCCACAATTTAAATGTAAAGTGATTGCAGGATCGGCAAATAACCAATTGAAAGAACCTGAACATGGCGATAAAATTCACGAATTGGGTATCGTCTATGCACCCGATTACGTCATTAACTCAGGCGGCGTTATTAACGTTGCAGATGAGCTGATTGGTTATAACCGTGAACGGGCATTAAAGCGTGTGGAAGGTATTTACGGTACAATTGAGAAAATCTTTGCGATTTCAAAGCGTGACGGCATTCCAACATATGTAGCAGCGGACCGTCTTGCAGAAGAACGTATTGCACGCGTAGCAAAATCACGTAGCCAGTTCTTACAAAACGAAAAAAGCGTATTATCAAAACGATAA
- the yqiS gene encoding phosphate butyryltransferase, whose product MVTLDSLVVKAASKKGPIVSVASAADQEVLEAVSIAVAKGIASFLLFDDDKKLKELLAANFPHLLADENVSIHHADNEVEASSLAVKAVSNGRAHVVMKGNVATSIILKAVLNGEYGLRTGKVLSHVAAFEVPGYDRLLFVTDAAMNIAPDLEAKAQIIRNAVATAHACGVPEPIVAPLAAVETVNPAMVPTTDAASLVVMNRRGQITGCIVDGPLALDNAVSEQAAAQKGITGDTAGKADILVVPNIEAGNILYKSLMYFANAKVGAIIQGATAPIVLTSRADSAESKLYSLALAILAIK is encoded by the coding sequence ATGGTTACACTCGATTCACTTGTCGTGAAGGCTGCATCAAAGAAAGGCCCGATTGTCTCTGTGGCATCAGCAGCGGATCAGGAGGTTCTTGAAGCTGTCAGTATCGCTGTTGCGAAAGGAATCGCATCATTTTTGCTGTTCGACGATGATAAAAAATTGAAAGAATTGCTCGCAGCGAACTTTCCACATTTGCTAGCCGATGAAAATGTTAGCATCCACCATGCAGACAATGAGGTTGAAGCATCTAGCCTTGCGGTGAAAGCGGTTTCAAACGGACGAGCACACGTTGTCATGAAAGGGAATGTGGCAACGTCCATCATCTTGAAGGCGGTATTGAATGGCGAGTATGGCTTGCGGACCGGAAAAGTATTATCACATGTCGCAGCATTTGAAGTACCCGGCTATGATCGCCTGCTATTTGTGACAGATGCCGCGATGAATATAGCGCCCGACCTGGAAGCGAAAGCACAAATTATTCGTAATGCAGTGGCCACCGCACATGCCTGCGGTGTTCCAGAGCCGATTGTTGCACCACTTGCAGCAGTCGAAACCGTCAATCCAGCAATGGTACCGACAACAGATGCTGCGTCACTAGTTGTCATGAATCGACGTGGACAAATTACAGGCTGCATTGTCGACGGGCCGCTTGCGCTCGATAACGCAGTTTCTGAACAAGCGGCTGCACAAAAAGGCATTACAGGTGACACCGCAGGGAAAGCTGATATCCTAGTTGTCCCTAATATCGAGGCTGGCAATATTTTATATAAATCACTGATGTATTTTGCCAACGCCAAAGTCGGCGCCATTATCCAAGGCGCTACAGCGCCGATTGTCCTCACATCAAGGGCAGACAGCGCCGAAAGTAAACTTTATTCATTAGCACTAGCAATACTTGCAATAAAATAA
- a CDS encoding DUF2627 domain-containing protein, giving the protein MARLAAFIVLLIPGLFAAGGIKLMRDSIFGILFKPFPFIWLQFVVGLLFCSAGLAFFAGFLLRRDRKNGRVQGRFEKK; this is encoded by the coding sequence ATGGCGCGTCTAGCAGCTTTTATCGTCCTACTTATCCCCGGTCTTTTCGCGGCGGGTGGTATAAAACTAATGCGGGATTCGATTTTTGGTATATTATTCAAACCATTCCCGTTCATCTGGCTTCAATTTGTCGTCGGATTGCTCTTTTGCTCAGCAGGCTTGGCATTTTTTGCAGGCTTCCTCTTGCGTCGTGATCGAAAAAACGGACGTGTACAAGGGCGATTTGAAAAAAAATAA
- the lpdA gene encoding dihydrolipoyl dehydrogenase → MAREYDVVILGGGTGGYVAAIRAAQLGLKTALVEQGKLGGTCLHKGCIPSKALLKSAEVFDTAKNQAAAFGVDTKEVTLDFSRVQARKEGIVKQLHSGVTALMKKGKIDVFEGLGRMLGPSIFSPMPGTISVEMNNGDENEMLILKNLIIATGSRPRTLPGLDIDEQQIMSSDGALAMEELPKSIIIVGGGVIGIEWASMLNDFGVDVTVLEYANRIIPTEDEDISKEMKKLLTKKGITFVTSAKVLPDTLVKIADSVTISAELNGETTAFTAEKMLVSVGRQANVEGIGLDNTEIEVDKGYIKTRPTFQTKEHHIYAIGDVIGGLQLAHVASHEGIAAVEHIAGLKNEPIDYTKIPRCIYSSPEASSVGITEQQAKEQGFDVKVGKFPFMAIGKALVNGNSDGFVKIVADKSTDDILGVHMIGAHVTDLISEAGLAMVLDATPWEVASTIHPHPSLSEVMGEAALAVDGKAIHM, encoded by the coding sequence ATGGCGCGGGAATATGATGTAGTGATTTTGGGAGGCGGAACAGGTGGCTATGTGGCCGCTATTCGCGCTGCACAATTAGGACTGAAAACAGCGCTTGTCGAACAAGGTAAACTAGGCGGCACTTGCTTGCATAAAGGCTGTATTCCAAGTAAGGCGTTGCTGAAAAGTGCTGAAGTTTTCGATACAGCTAAAAACCAAGCGGCAGCATTCGGTGTTGATACAAAAGAAGTAACACTCGATTTTAGCCGTGTACAAGCACGCAAAGAAGGTATTGTTAAACAGCTACATAGCGGCGTCACCGCACTTATGAAAAAAGGCAAGATTGATGTGTTTGAAGGACTTGGTAGAATGCTAGGACCATCGATTTTCTCACCAATGCCAGGCACCATTTCAGTAGAAATGAACAATGGCGATGAAAATGAAATGCTGATTTTGAAAAATTTAATCATTGCAACTGGTTCTAGGCCACGTACGTTACCTGGTTTAGACATTGATGAACAGCAAATTATGTCGTCGGATGGCGCATTAGCAATGGAGGAACTTCCTAAATCAATCATTATCGTCGGTGGTGGTGTCATTGGAATTGAATGGGCATCTATGCTCAATGATTTCGGCGTAGACGTCACAGTTCTTGAATATGCAAATCGCATCATTCCAACTGAAGATGAAGATATTTCCAAAGAAATGAAAAAGTTATTGACGAAAAAAGGAATAACTTTTGTGACCAGTGCAAAAGTGCTTCCAGACACACTTGTGAAAATAGCAGATTCTGTCACAATTTCTGCTGAACTAAACGGTGAAACAACTGCATTTACGGCTGAAAAAATGTTAGTATCTGTAGGTCGTCAAGCAAATGTTGAAGGAATTGGCCTCGACAATACCGAAATAGAAGTAGACAAAGGCTATATTAAAACAAGACCGACATTCCAGACAAAAGAGCATCATATTTACGCGATAGGTGATGTCATTGGCGGTTTGCAATTGGCGCATGTGGCTTCCCATGAGGGGATTGCTGCTGTCGAACATATCGCTGGCTTGAAGAATGAGCCGATTGATTATACAAAAATCCCGCGTTGCATTTATTCTAGCCCAGAGGCATCAAGCGTCGGCATAACGGAGCAGCAAGCGAAAGAACAGGGATTTGATGTAAAAGTAGGGAAATTCCCATTCATGGCGATTGGCAAAGCGTTGGTCAATGGTAATTCGGATGGTTTCGTTAAGATTGTTGCAGATAAGAGCACTGACGATATTCTAGGTGTCCATATGATTGGTGCACATGTGACGGATCTTATTTCCGAAGCAGGACTAGCAATGGTACTCGATGCAACACCGTGGGAAGTAGCCAGCACCATTCATCCGCATCCATCTTTGTCTGAAGTAATGGGTGAAGCGGCACTGGCGGTAGACGGTAAAGCAATTCATATGTAA
- the buk gene encoding butyrate kinase, which yields MIEMEGGSVVQNTKIKVLVINPGSTSTKIGIFENETLFLEVTLRHSSEEIARYPSIIDQYNFRKDAILEALEKEGISISELTAVCGRGGLLRPIAGGTYSVNDAMIEDLKKGYSGQHASNLGGILANEIANGLGIPAFIVDPVVVDELTPIARISGFASLERKSIFHALNQKAVARRYAKQVEKKYEDLRLIVTHMGGGITVGAHEFGKVIDVNNGLHGDGPFSPERAGTVPAGALVELCYSGELYRNEVMRRLVGQGGLVGYLGTNDAVQVEKRIAKGDAKAELVYEAMAYQVTKEIGSAAAVLRGQVDAVILTGGLAYGKGFVEAISSRIDWISDIVVYPGEDELQALAEGAIRVLSGEEPAKIYPS from the coding sequence ATGATTGAAATGGAAGGAGGTTCTGTTGTGCAAAACACAAAAATTAAAGTCTTGGTCATTAACCCAGGATCGACATCGACAAAAATAGGTATCTTTGAAAATGAAACACTATTCCTAGAAGTCACATTACGTCATTCATCGGAAGAAATTGCACGATATCCTTCTATTATCGATCAATATAACTTCCGTAAAGACGCGATTCTTGAAGCGCTTGAAAAAGAAGGCATCAGCATCTCGGAACTTACCGCCGTTTGCGGTCGTGGCGGTCTTCTCCGCCCGATCGCGGGCGGTACGTATTCCGTCAACGACGCGATGATCGAAGACTTGAAAAAAGGATATTCTGGTCAGCATGCCTCGAATCTTGGTGGTATTTTAGCCAATGAAATCGCTAATGGCTTAGGTATTCCAGCATTCATCGTCGATCCTGTCGTCGTCGACGAACTTACGCCTATTGCACGTATTTCTGGATTTGCATCACTCGAACGAAAGTCGATTTTTCATGCACTCAACCAGAAGGCTGTCGCGCGCCGTTATGCAAAACAAGTCGAGAAAAAATACGAGGATCTTCGGCTAATCGTTACGCATATGGGGGGCGGCATCACAGTAGGCGCACATGAATTTGGTAAAGTGATTGATGTCAATAATGGTCTACATGGAGATGGTCCATTTAGTCCAGAACGAGCAGGAACTGTTCCAGCAGGAGCTCTTGTTGAATTATGTTATTCAGGGGAATTGTATCGCAATGAAGTGATGAGAAGACTCGTTGGTCAAGGTGGTCTTGTGGGCTATTTAGGAACGAATGACGCTGTGCAGGTCGAGAAAAGAATTGCCAAAGGGGATGCCAAAGCCGAACTTGTTTACGAAGCGATGGCGTACCAAGTTACTAAAGAAATAGGTAGCGCGGCTGCTGTTCTTCGCGGTCAAGTCGATGCAGTCATTTTGACGGGTGGACTCGCGTATGGTAAAGGATTCGTGGAAGCTATTTCTTCTAGAATTGACTGGATTTCCGATATTGTTGTCTATCCGGGTGAGGACGAATTGCAAGCACTTGCAGAAGGCGCAATTCGCGTTCTATCTGGTGAAGAGCCAGCTAAAATCTACCCGTCTTAA